Proteins from one Juglans microcarpa x Juglans regia isolate MS1-56 chromosome 1S, Jm3101_v1.0, whole genome shotgun sequence genomic window:
- the LOC121247323 gene encoding uncharacterized protein LOC121247323 codes for MIDSILVWNIRGVGTSRTRLKTLVGRYKPKIVALLEPFQNLEGARKLARSLKFDMVISNEVEGGKIWLLWDSIYKVQVDKLGMQFISVVVENGADKILIHVIYAKCSWVERRYLWQELSSNHVGVDPCVVVGDFNIIKNDSERRRGRPRPNVAMDDFNDWIHQRGLMEMAAKGSCFSWCNGQSGLARSWAWLDRALMDNSFSNLFPNTICSYLSRSTSDHAPMIIEFKKDPFSYGPSPFRFQQMWVDHPGFLDCVRAAWNLQMVGSLILCLSKKLKHTKVVLREWNKRVFGHTIGRIDALEKQIEEIELQLQSNWEVNLERELHEAVSNLAGWRHREEMRLAQMAKLKWKRKRVLEMRSNGITYESPESIHQGAVEFFQDSLRGEPPIEQSRLEGLIETVILEEENVSLIRPPTLEEVFEAVSSIPNQSTPGPDGFGAGFYKNCWEVVKVDVWKAVVEFFMIKDLPRFFTASYLVLIPKMESPTGFDKFCPISLCSVFYKICSKIIVSRLTGILPRLISLEQGAFIPGRSIF; via the exons ATGATTGATTCCATCTTggtatggaatattagaggggtGGGAACATCTAGAACCAGACTAAAGACATTGGTGGGAAGATATAAACCGAAAATTGTTGCACTTTTAGAACCGTTTCAAAATTTAGAGGGTGCTCGTAAATTGGCTAGAAGTCTAAAGTTTGATATGGTTATTTCTAATGAGGTGGAAGGGGGGAAAATATGGCTTTTGTGGGATAGTATTTATAAGGTGCAAGTTGATAAGTTGGGTATGCAATTTATTTCCGTTGTTGTAGAGAATGGTGCGgataaaattttgattcatgTGATTTATGCTAAATGTTCCTGGGTGGAGAGGCGCTATCTATGGCAAGAGCTCAGTAGTAATCATGTGGGTGTAGATCCTTGTGTTGTtgtgggggattttaatattatcaagaATGATTCggaaaggagaagaggaagacctCGGCCAAATGTGgctatggatgattttaatgattggattcatcaaagggGTCTTATGGAAATGGCTGCGAAAGGGAGTTGTTTctcatggtgtaatgggcagTCAGGATTGGCCCGTTCGTGGGCTTGGCTTGATCGTGCTCTAATGGATAATTCATTCAGTAATTTGTTCCCTAATACTATTTGTTCTTACTTGTCTAGATCTACTTCAGACCATGCCCCCATGATCATTGAGTTCAAGAAAGATCCTTTCTCCTATGGGCCGTCGCCATTCcggtttcaacaaatgtgggtggatcatcCTGGTTTCCTAGATTGTGTTAGAGCTGCTTGGAATTTACAGATGGTAGGTTCTCTGATCCTGTGTTtaagtaagaaattaaaacatacGAAGGTGGTGCTTCGGGAATGGAATAAAAGAGTATTTGGTCACACAATAGGGCGTATTGATGCCCTTGAAAAGCAGATTGAGGAGATTGAGCTACAGCTTCAATCAAATTGGGAGGTAAATTTGGAGAGAGAACTACATGAGGCAGTCTCAAATCTAGCTGGTTGGAGGCATCGGGAAGAGATGAGATTGGCACAAATGGCTAAGCTTAAATGGAA aaggaagagagTGCTGGAGATGAGATCGAATGGAATAACTTATGAGAGCCCGGAGAGTATTCATCAAGGGGCGGTGGAATTTTTTCAAGATTCACTTCGAGGAGAACCGCCCATAGAGCAATCTAGACTGGAAGGCCTTATTGAGACGGTCATACTAGAGGAGGAAAATGTTTCTTTGATTAGGCCGCCTACTTTAGAGGAAGTGTTTGAGGCAGTATCATCCATCCCAAATCAAAGCACTCCGGGTCCTGATGGGTTTGGAGcgggtttttataaaaattgttggGAAGTGGTTAAGGTTGATGTTTGGAAGGCAGTAGTGGAATTCTTTATGATCAAGGATCTTCCAAGATTTTTCACGGCCTCATATTTGGTTCTTATACCAAAGATGGAGTCACCCACAGGTTTTGATAAATTCTGCCCTATTAGTCTTTGttctgtattttataaaatttgctccaAGATTATTGTTTCTCGTTTAACTGGTATTTTACCTCGCTTGATTTCTTTGGAGCAAGGAGCCTTTATTCCTGGAAGgagtattttttag